The Vibrio echinoideorum genome includes a region encoding these proteins:
- a CDS encoding CTP synthase, translated as MTTNYIFVTGGVVSSLGKGIAAASLAAILEARGLKVTMMKLDPYINVDPGTMSPTQHGEVFVTEDGAETDLDLGHYERFIRTKMTKRNNFTAGRVYADVLRNERRGDYLGATIQVIPHITNSIKERVISGAKGHDIALVEVGGTVGDIESLPFMEAIRQLAVELGRERAMFMHLTLVPYLGAAGELKTKPTQHSVKELLSIGIQPDILVCRSDRVIPANERKKIALFCNVQEKAVISMKDVDSIYKIPQLIRAQGTDDLVCKRFGIDAPEADLSEWEQVIYEEANPTGEVTIGMVGKYIELPDAYKSVNEALKHAGLKNRLSVTIKYVDSQDVESKGVEILEGLDAILVPGGFGDRGVEGKILAAQYARENKVPYLGICLGMQVALIEYARNVAKMEGAHSSEFCKETKYPVVGLITEWIDGEGKVEERTEKSDLGGTMRLGSQLCHLTKGTKAYELYGSATIHERHRHRYEVNNNLRPQIEKAGLKVSGLSADKKLVEVIENPNHPWFIAAQFHPEFTSTPRDGHPLFAGFVKAAGEYQRGELEK; from the coding sequence ATGACGACAAATTACATTTTTGTTACTGGCGGGGTTGTATCCTCTCTAGGTAAAGGTATTGCAGCAGCATCTCTTGCGGCTATTTTAGAAGCTCGTGGTCTTAAAGTGACTATGATGAAGCTTGACCCTTACATCAACGTTGATCCAGGCACTATGAGCCCGACTCAGCACGGTGAAGTGTTCGTTACGGAAGATGGCGCTGAAACTGACCTTGACCTTGGTCACTATGAGCGATTCATTCGCACCAAGATGACCAAGCGTAACAACTTCACTGCAGGTCGTGTTTATGCTGACGTTCTACGTAATGAACGTCGCGGTGATTACCTAGGTGCAACTATCCAGGTTATTCCACATATTACTAACTCTATTAAAGAACGCGTAATCTCTGGTGCTAAAGGCCACGATATCGCGCTTGTTGAAGTTGGTGGTACTGTTGGTGATATCGAATCTCTACCATTCATGGAAGCGATTCGTCAGTTAGCTGTAGAATTAGGTCGTGAACGCGCGATGTTTATGCACTTAACTCTCGTTCCTTATTTAGGTGCAGCGGGTGAGCTTAAAACTAAGCCAACGCAACACTCTGTAAAAGAGCTACTGTCTATTGGTATCCAACCTGACATTCTAGTTTGTCGTTCAGATCGTGTTATCCCAGCAAACGAACGTAAGAAAATTGCTCTTTTTTGTAATGTACAAGAAAAAGCAGTTATCTCTATGAAAGACGTAGATTCAATCTACAAGATTCCACAGTTAATCCGTGCACAGGGTACTGATGATCTTGTATGTAAGCGTTTCGGTATCGATGCTCCAGAAGCTGATCTGTCTGAATGGGAACAAGTAATTTACGAAGAAGCTAACCCAACGGGTGAAGTAACGATTGGTATGGTTGGTAAGTACATTGAACTACCAGATGCATACAAATCAGTAAATGAAGCACTTAAGCACGCAGGCTTGAAAAACCGCCTAAGCGTCACAATTAAATACGTAGACTCTCAAGATGTTGAGTCAAAAGGCGTAGAGATTTTAGAAGGCCTAGATGCAATCCTAGTTCCTGGTGGCTTTGGCGATCGTGGTGTTGAAGGTAAGATCCTTGCTGCACAATACGCTCGTGAAAACAAAGTACCTTACTTAGGTATCTGTCTAGGTATGCAAGTTGCTCTTATTGAGTACGCTCGTAATGTTGCGAAAATGGAAGGTGCACACTCTTCTGAATTCTGCAAAGAAACTAAATACCCGGTTGTTGGCCTAATCACTGAGTGGATTGACGGTGAAGGTAAAGTTGAAGAGCGTACTGAAAAATCTGATCTAGGTGGTACTATGCGCCTAGGTTCGCAACTTTGTCACCTAACTAAGGGGACAAAAGCTTACGAATTATACGGTAGTGCGACGATCCACGAACGTCACCGTCACCGTTACGAAGTGAACAACAATCTTCGTCCACAAATTGAAAAAGCGGGCCTAAAAGTATCGGGTCTATCTGCGGACAAGAAACTGGTTGAAGTTATTGAGAACCCTAACCACCCATGGTTCATTGCTGCTCAATTCCACCCAGAGTTCACTTCAACACCTCGCGATGGTCACCCATTGTTTGCAGGTTTCGTTAAAGCAGCTGGTGAATATCAGCGCGGCGAATTAGAAAAGTAA